Proteins from a single region of bacterium:
- a CDS encoding type II toxin-antitoxin system Phd/YefM family antitoxin: MKMKSVALRDMKTGFSDYITQAQKDYILITKHGKPAAIVWGVEGRDLEDIFYMTNRAFWTTMRKRRSQKSMPWNSAKRELGL; encoded by the coding sequence ATGAAGATGAAGAGCGTTGCGCTGCGCGATATGAAGACCGGCTTCAGCGATTACATCACCCAGGCGCAAAAGGATTATATCTTGATAACAAAGCACGGGAAGCCTGCGGCCATCGTCTGGGGGGTCGAGGGGCGCGATCTCGAAGACATCTTCTACATGACCAACCGCGCGTTCTGGACCACGATGCGCAAGCGGCGTTCACAGAAATCCATGCCCTGGAACAGCGCAAAACGCGAACTTGGTCTTTGA
- a CDS encoding SUMF1/EgtB/PvdO family nonheme iron enzyme produces the protein MPGMTTNPFCAGITAPALTSFAAMNIAGHNMVGIPGGLTVIGSSAFKDAIPHWVQLSSYAIGETATSESKYREVMGRSVREGAPENHPVTIVSHNDAIEYLKKSGGGLALPTEAQWENAARGPAVNIPELMEAELGSFKPADVVDFIDGRFENLVFGVLGDIITNPKSEPFQNLISQGRPFFGWRVYGTPSGRLSHDEAWFGQEGTAPVGWGPKNAYGLFNMTGNVGEWVKDWYAENVYMLSGVDPAGPDEGTYRGLRGGSWFNDVPVLLRAANRFDFLPDIRYNAFGFRVAALQDSEK, from the coding sequence ATGCCAGGCATGACAACGAACCCTTTTTGCGCAGGGATAACTGCACCGGCACTAACATCGTTTGCTGCGATGAATATCGCGGGCCACAATATGGTTGGTATTCCGGGCGGACTTACGGTGATTGGGTCGAGTGCGTTTAAAGACGCCATACCTCATTGGGTTCAACTCTCTTCCTATGCGATCGGTGAAACTGCGACAAGCGAATCGAAGTATCGCGAGGTGATGGGACGTTCGGTAAGAGAGGGCGCGCCTGAGAATCATCCTGTAACTATTGTGTCGCACAACGATGCGATCGAGTATTTGAAAAAGAGTGGTGGCGGACTCGCTCTACCCACTGAGGCACAGTGGGAAAACGCGGCCCGTGGCCCGGCGGTAAATATACCGGAACTGATGGAGGCGGAACTTGGGAGCTTCAAACCAGCCGACGTCGTTGATTTCATCGATGGCCGGTTCGAGAATCTGGTGTTCGGCGTCCTGGGAGATATAATCACGAATCCCAAATCGGAGCCATTTCAGAATCTGATAAGTCAGGGAAGGCCTTTCTTCGGCTGGCGCGTCTATGGCACGCCTTCGGGCCGCCTTAGTCATGACGAGGCCTGGTTTGGGCAGGAAGGAACCGCGCCCGTGGGCTGGGGCCCGAAGAACGCCTATGGGCTCTTCAACATGACCGGCAATGTCGGGGAGTGGGTGAAGGATTGGTATGCAGAGAACGTATATATGCTGAGTGGCGTGGATCCCGCAGGTCCTGATGAAGGTACATATAGAGGCCTGCGCGGCGGTTCCTGGTTCAATGACGTTCCTGTGCTCTTGCGCGCGGCTAATCGCTTCGACTTCCTCCCGGACATCCGTTACAACGCTTTTGGTTTCCGGGTTGCTGCGCTCCAGGACTCTGAGAAGTAA
- a CDS encoding SpoVR family protein, translating to MASGKSYSSKYMTSLPPELHALKREIEGYAREYGLDFFDVIFEVLDWNQLNEVAAFGGFPNRYPHWRFGMEYEQLSKSYAYGLSKIYEMVVNTDPCYAYLLYSNGIVDQKLVMAHVYAHCDFFKNNVYFAHTNRKMMDEMANHRTRVLRHIDEQGQEKVEDFVDACLSLDTLIDYHAPAIRRRRAPEVRGLAGRREVHKLKAERPYLEKFVNPEEFMEEQRRVIANEEKLEKKFPEHPETDVLLFLLENAPLEKWEHDILSIVREEAYYFAPQGQTKILNEGWASFWHSKIMTQRALKDSEVIDYADHHSGTVAMGPTRINPYKIGLELLRDIEDRWNKGRFGKEYEECDDMVARRKWDKKLGLGREKIFEVRRIYNDVTFIDEFLTPEFCQEHRLFVYAYNLSSDQMEVASHEFEKIKKQFLFQLTNFGHPMIAVEDGNFRNRGELMLKHTHEGVDLRYDYACACLKNIYKAWRRPVGIETISGGVPTRIIFDGTEIKEERI from the coding sequence ATGGCTAGCGGAAAGTCCTACTCTTCGAAATACATGACCTCGCTCCCGCCGGAGCTGCATGCCCTGAAGCGCGAGATCGAGGGCTACGCGCGCGAGTACGGCCTCGACTTCTTCGACGTGATATTCGAGGTTTTGGACTGGAACCAGCTCAACGAGGTGGCGGCCTTCGGCGGTTTCCCCAATCGATATCCTCACTGGCGCTTCGGCATGGAGTACGAGCAGCTCTCGAAGAGCTACGCGTATGGGCTGTCGAAGATCTACGAAATGGTCGTGAACACCGACCCGTGTTACGCCTATCTCCTCTACTCCAACGGCATCGTGGACCAGAAACTCGTGATGGCGCACGTCTATGCACACTGCGACTTCTTCAAGAACAACGTCTACTTCGCCCATACCAACCGGAAGATGATGGACGAGATGGCGAACCACAGGACACGCGTGCTCCGCCACATCGACGAACAGGGGCAGGAGAAGGTCGAGGATTTCGTGGACGCGTGCCTGTCGCTGGACACGCTCATCGACTATCACGCGCCGGCGATCAGGCGACGAAGGGCGCCGGAGGTTAGGGGGTTGGCGGGACGCAGGGAGGTCCATAAGCTGAAGGCCGAGCGGCCGTACCTGGAGAAATTCGTGAACCCCGAGGAGTTCATGGAGGAGCAGCGCAGGGTCATCGCGAATGAGGAGAAACTCGAGAAAAAATTCCCGGAGCATCCCGAGACGGACGTGCTCCTCTTCCTCCTGGAGAACGCCCCTCTGGAGAAGTGGGAGCACGACATCCTCTCGATAGTGAGGGAAGAGGCGTACTACTTCGCCCCGCAGGGCCAGACCAAGATATTGAACGAAGGGTGGGCCAGTTTCTGGCACTCCAAGATCATGACCCAGCGGGCGCTCAAGGATTCTGAGGTCATCGACTATGCGGACCATCACTCCGGAACTGTTGCGATGGGGCCGACACGCATCAACCCGTACAAGATCGGTCTGGAGCTCCTGCGCGACATAGAGGACCGCTGGAACAAGGGTCGCTTCGGCAAGGAGTACGAGGAGTGCGACGACATGGTGGCTCGAAGGAAGTGGGACAAGAAGCTCGGCCTTGGCCGCGAGAAGATATTCGAGGTGCGCCGCATCTACAACGACGTCACGTTCATCGACGAATTCCTGACCCCAGAGTTCTGCCAGGAGCACAGACTCTTCGTCTACGCCTACAACCTCTCCTCCGATCAGATGGAGGTCGCGAGCCACGAGTTCGAGAAGATAAAGAAGCAGTTCCTCTTCCAGCTCACGAACTTCGGACACCCGATGATCGCGGTCGAGGACGGCAACTTCCGCAATCGCGGGGAGCTCATGCTCAAGCACACCCACGAGGGCGTGGACCTGCGCTATGACTACGCCTGCGCCTGTCTCAAAAATATATACAAGGCCTGGCGCCGGCCGGTCGGCATAGAGACCATCTCGGGCGGCGTCCCCACCCGCATCATCTTCGACGGCACCGAGATAAAAGAAGAACGGATTTAA
- a CDS encoding DUF5684 domain-containing protein has product MGEQVVVEQLQIQDIPPGVAGMSMGMIVLMVVAYLFWAYCIARIGKKLGMPLGSTFVWALIPIANFFLLLKLAAKPMWWFILLLIPIVNIVIMILMWIGIVERLGKPTWWGVCIALVPVLNLILFLMLAFEKPKAATA; this is encoded by the coding sequence ATGGGCGAACAGGTGGTGGTCGAACAGCTTCAGATTCAAGATATCCCGCCGGGAGTGGCCGGGATGAGCATGGGCATGATCGTCCTCATGGTCGTCGCCTATCTCTTCTGGGCCTATTGCATCGCAAGGATCGGCAAGAAGCTGGGCATGCCTCTGGGCTCCACGTTCGTATGGGCCCTGATCCCGATCGCCAACTTCTTCCTGCTCCTCAAGCTCGCGGCGAAACCGATGTGGTGGTTCATCCTGCTGCTCATCCCGATCGTCAACATCGTGATCATGATCCTCATGTGGATCGGGATAGTGGAGAGGCTGGGCAAGCCGACGTGGTGGGGGGTCTGCATCGCGCTGGTGCCTGTACTCAATCTCATCCTCTTCCTGATGCTCGCCTTCGAGAAACCGAAGGCCGCGACTGCCTGA
- a CDS encoding FAD-binding oxidoreductase, with product MTQVSHETIVKAICEQVRSRAGRNSPARIRKAALSHFVPNPKEKDDLPKIDLSLLTRVLTIDEDARTCTAESGVSFSDLVKATLEKGLIPCTVPELKGITVGGAVSGCSIESMSYKLGGFHDSCLEYELVTGAGAAITCSPERNAELFHMLHGSYGTLGLITRAKFKLIPAKPYVKMTYEKHRSFSEFWRELRNHCNRADHDFIDAIIHSKDSFVICLGDMADEAPYTSNYDWLKIFYKSTNERTEDYLTTYDYFFRYDAECHWLTKTVPFMETLPARLLLGKMLLGSTNLIKWSKRVSPMMKLKKRPEVVVDVFIPSRRFEDFYRWYERDFDFYPLWIVPYRSPQLYPWINDSYAKGIDDTLFIDCAVYGKKNSRPDIDYSELLERKTIELNGLKTLISRNHFDEKTFWKVYDKPRYDKIKAQTDPSGVFMNLYDKFSPKHY from the coding sequence ATGACGCAGGTCTCTCATGAAACCATAGTCAAAGCCATATGCGAACAGGTCAGGTCCAGGGCCGGCCGAAACTCCCCGGCGAGGATACGCAAGGCCGCCCTCTCCCACTTCGTGCCTAATCCCAAAGAAAAGGACGACCTCCCGAAGATCGATCTCTCTCTGCTCACGAGGGTTCTCACGATCGACGAGGACGCGCGCACGTGCACCGCGGAATCCGGAGTCAGCTTCTCCGACCTCGTGAAAGCCACGCTGGAGAAGGGGCTCATCCCCTGCACCGTGCCCGAGCTCAAGGGCATCACCGTGGGCGGCGCGGTCTCCGGCTGCTCGATAGAGTCGATGTCCTACAAGCTCGGAGGGTTCCACGACAGCTGCCTCGAATACGAGCTGGTCACCGGCGCAGGCGCCGCGATCACCTGTTCGCCCGAGCGCAACGCGGAGCTCTTCCACATGCTGCACGGCTCGTACGGCACGCTGGGGCTCATCACCAGGGCCAAGTTCAAGCTCATCCCGGCCAAACCTTACGTGAAGATGACCTATGAGAAACACCGCTCCTTCTCCGAGTTCTGGAGGGAGCTCCGCAACCACTGCAACAGGGCTGACCACGACTTCATCGATGCGATAATCCACTCCAAGGACTCGTTCGTGATCTGTCTGGGAGACATGGCGGACGAAGCGCCCTACACGAGCAATTACGACTGGCTCAAGATATTCTACAAGAGCACGAACGAGCGGACGGAGGACTACCTCACCACCTACGACTACTTCTTCCGCTACGACGCCGAGTGCCACTGGCTCACAAAGACCGTACCGTTCATGGAGACGCTGCCGGCCAGGCTCCTGCTCGGCAAGATGCTGCTGGGCTCCACGAACCTCATCAAGTGGTCGAAGCGCGTGAGCCCGATGATGAAGCTGAAGAAGCGGCCCGAGGTCGTGGTCGACGTCTTCATTCCGTCGCGCCGCTTCGAGGACTTCTACCGCTGGTACGAGCGCGACTTCGACTTCTATCCGCTCTGGATCGTGCCCTACAGGTCCCCCCAGCTCTACCCCTGGATCAACGACAGCTACGCCAAGGGCATCGACGACACGCTCTTCATCGATTGCGCGGTCTACGGCAAGAAAAACTCGCGGCCGGACATAGACTACTCGGAGCTGCTCGAGCGCAAGACCATCGAGCTCAACGGGCTGAAGACCCTCATCTCCCGCAACCACTTCGACGAGAAAACCTTCTGGAAGGTCTACGACAAACCGCGCTACGACAAGATCAAGGCTCAGACCGACCCCTCCGGCGTGTTCATGAACCTCTACGACAAGTTCAGCCCGAAACATTATTGA
- a CDS encoding aminotransferase class I/II-fold pyridoxal phosphate-dependent enzyme, translating to MAVAVSKRLSGLTGYPFAEIDAKVAELRAKGIDIIDFGVGDPTEPTPEIVRNALKQGADRHASGGYPSYVGSQGYRKAIAAWTKRRFNVSLDPETEISASIGAKESVFNFPEAFVNPGDVVICPNPGYPPYSRGARFAEGEIYFVNLCKKNGFLPDLDSIPLDVARRAKIMWINYPNNPTGAVCDADFFRRAIEFGKKHNVIIASDEAYTENYYGAPPHSILEFAREGVVAFQSLSKRSCMTGYRVGWVAGDRDIIAAFKKLKTNIDSGTPTFIQEAAIAALSDEGHVEWLRALYKEKRDIVVDAFKRAGLSECRPAATLYIWQEVPRNMTSVDFAKLLLDPAIAIVATPGNWIGDETAEGNPGEGFVRLAMVPTVDQCKEAADRIARRLPALI from the coding sequence ATGGCAGTCGCAGTGTCTAAGAGGCTTTCCGGGTTGACCGGTTATCCGTTTGCGGAGATCGACGCAAAGGTCGCGGAACTTCGGGCCAAGGGGATCGACATAATCGACTTCGGCGTCGGCGATCCGACCGAGCCCACGCCTGAGATCGTGAGAAACGCCCTGAAGCAGGGCGCGGACCGGCACGCGAGCGGCGGATACCCGAGCTACGTCGGCTCGCAGGGGTATAGAAAGGCGATCGCCGCGTGGACCAAGAGGCGGTTCAACGTCTCTCTCGATCCTGAGACAGAGATCAGCGCATCCATCGGCGCCAAGGAATCGGTCTTCAACTTCCCCGAGGCCTTCGTCAACCCGGGCGACGTAGTCATCTGCCCGAATCCCGGCTATCCGCCGTATTCACGGGGCGCGCGTTTTGCCGAGGGCGAAATTTATTTCGTGAACCTTTGCAAGAAGAACGGGTTCCTGCCTGACCTCGATTCCATCCCGCTGGATGTCGCCCGCCGCGCGAAGATCATGTGGATCAACTATCCCAACAACCCCACCGGCGCGGTCTGCGACGCTGATTTCTTCAGGCGTGCGATCGAGTTTGGGAAGAAGCACAATGTCATCATCGCCTCGGACGAGGCGTACACTGAGAACTACTACGGCGCCCCGCCGCATTCGATACTCGAGTTTGCGCGCGAAGGGGTGGTCGCCTTCCAGTCGCTCAGTAAGCGCAGCTGCATGACCGGCTATCGGGTCGGATGGGTTGCGGGGGATCGCGATATCATCGCCGCGTTCAAGAAGCTCAAGACCAACATCGATTCCGGCACCCCGACTTTTATCCAGGAGGCGGCCATAGCGGCGCTCTCGGACGAGGGACACGTGGAGTGGCTGCGCGCGCTGTACAAAGAGAAGCGCGATATCGTGGTGGATGCCTTCAAGCGCGCAGGGCTTTCAGAGTGCAGGCCCGCGGCTACGCTGTATATATGGCAGGAGGTCCCGCGCAACATGACCTCCGTCGATTTTGCCAAGCTCCTGCTCGATCCCGCCATCGCGATCGTGGCCACGCCCGGCAACTGGATCGGCGACGAGACGGCGGAGGGCAATCCGGGCGAGGGGTTTGTGAGGCTGGCCATGGTGCCCACGGTCGATCAGTGCAAAGAGGCTGCGGACAGGATCGCGCGCCGTCTCCCCGCTCTCATCTAA
- a CDS encoding DMT family transporter, which yields MPAADGKRQAAAIATLVLVTAFWGATFVLVKWTVATVDVYYFLFLRFALAASLLAAIFHRKLRRPRPATLLASLILASLIFFAFALQTEGLKITTASNSSLISGMYMVMIPFFVMIYPRKKPDGFAIAAVAIASAGLFLLTRFSLTGLNAGDLMTLGCAAAFAWHITLTGEFTFKHEIAQLVVFQIAFVALMSLVAVAARGTPFTGLPPIGWLTLAITAVFATALAFTVQTWAQRVVDPTRTGIIFALEAVFGVFFGWLLGGDSFTSLSLLGACLMVAGMMISEIKPLAKYAMDKLFA from the coding sequence ATGCCGGCTGCAGACGGAAAGAGGCAGGCTGCGGCAATCGCAACCCTGGTGCTGGTCACGGCCTTCTGGGGCGCCACGTTCGTCCTGGTCAAGTGGACCGTTGCGACCGTGGACGTCTACTACTTCCTCTTCCTCCGCTTCGCCCTGGCCGCATCTCTCCTCGCCGCGATCTTCCACAGAAAGCTCCGAAGACCCAGGCCCGCCACGCTGCTGGCCTCCCTCATCCTCGCCTCACTCATATTCTTCGCGTTTGCGCTCCAGACCGAAGGGCTCAAGATCACCACCGCCTCCAACTCCTCACTGATCAGCGGGATGTATATGGTCATGATACCGTTCTTCGTCATGATCTATCCGAGGAAGAAGCCGGACGGCTTTGCCATAGCCGCGGTGGCGATCGCCTCCGCCGGGCTCTTCCTGCTCACCAGGTTCTCGCTTACGGGTCTCAACGCGGGAGACCTGATGACGCTCGGATGCGCAGCGGCATTCGCCTGGCACATCACCCTCACCGGCGAATTCACCTTCAAACACGAGATAGCGCAGCTCGTAGTCTTCCAGATTGCCTTTGTGGCCCTCATGAGCCTCGTCGCAGTGGCTGCCCGGGGGACCCCTTTCACCGGCCTGCCGCCGATCGGATGGCTCACCCTCGCAATCACGGCCGTATTCGCCACCGCGCTCGCGTTCACGGTGCAGACCTGGGCCCAGCGGGTGGTGGATCCCACCCGCACCGGCATCATATTCGCCCTGGAAGCGGTCTTCGGCGTCTTCTTCGGATGGCTGCTGGGGGGCGACTCCTTCACCTCTCTCTCCCTCCTGGGCGCCTGCCTGATGGTCGCAGGCATGATGATCTCCGAAATCAAGCCGCTGGCCAAGTACGCCATGGATAAACTCTTCGCTTAG